The genomic stretch TTACAGCTACAATGGAAAGCTATGGTCAGGCATCGAAGTTAAAGGTGAACCGAGCAAGTGGGTTACGCTCAGGGTATTACGGGTGTTGAAGAGGGCGTTTCCAAACTAACCGCACTGCCATTTCTTACAATCCGGGCAATCGCCGTCAGGTCGCCAGTTCGACGATAGCGCCGGGTGGACGCCGATTGTTAAGAGCAGGTCCAGCATCAGGCAAGGCGGCAAGCCTACCACGTTCGAGTAACAGCCTTTGATACGGGCGACGGGATTGAATTCTTTATCCTGGATGCCGTAAGCCCCGGCTTTATCCAGCGGGCTGTCGCTGTTGACATAAACCTCGATTTCCTGGTCGGTGTAATGCCGCATAGTGACCTGGCTGGCGAGGTGGTCCGAGACCGTTTCGCCGGTGGCGGCGTCGGTGACGGCTATCGCGGTGATGACGCGGTGGGACTTGCCGCGGAGTTTCTTCAGCATGTCGGTTGCCGCTTCCGGCGATCCTGGTTTGCCCAATATTTCGTCACCCATGACCACGATGGTGTCGGCGGCAATGACAGTGCCGCTTTCGCAGTTTACCGCCACTGCCGCCGCCTTGGCGCGAGCATGAGCGACAGCTTGTTCCTCCGGTGACAGACCTTCGGTCGGTGTTTCGGGGACGTTGGACGCCACGGTCTCGAACTTCAACCCCATGGCGGTGAGTATTTCGCTGCGGCGGGGTGAGGCGGAGGCCAGAATGAGATTTTGACGATTCAGAAAAGCTTGTTCTTTTTCGGGGGTCGATCTCAATGTGGCCACTGTCTCTACATGGTAGGTCTGCGGAAAAAGGTCTACCGGTGTGATGTCCTCTATCTCGTAAGGACCGTGGGTCAATACCCGCAGATCGCGGGCCAAGGCTTCGGGATTGCAGGAAACATAAACTAGACGTTTCGGCGGATAAAAATTCAGGGTTTTCAGCGCAGCCGGATGGCAACCGGTGCGTGAAGGGTCGATTATTATGGCGTCGGCCAGCCTGCCCAGGTGAGGCAGCACCGATTCCGTCTTTGCTTCGAGTAGTTCGACGTTGTGGAGGCCGCGGACGTTCTCCCGGGCGTCTTTTATCGCCGCGCCGGATTCTTCGATGGCGATGGCCTTTTTGACGTACGGCGCCAGCAGAACGGCAAAGGTCCCGACACCGGCGTAAGCGTCGATAAGGGTCTCACCGCCCGTTAGGCTCAACCGGTTCCGGATGAGATCGGCCAGGCGTTCGGCTTGGGATGTGTTCACCTGGAAAAAAGCCGGTGAAGACACCCGGAACCGGTGTCCGGAAAGGATCTCGTGGTAATAGGTTTGCCCGGTGATGACGGTGACATCCGGGTTTTTCAGCTTGGGTTGGATGAGGTAGGAATCGGTGTTTACCCCATAGCGGATGGAGAACTGGGTCGTCTCGGCGCAGCGGCCTTCCAAAGCGGCCATGAGGCTATTTACGCCCTCGGCCATGATGGGGCATTGGTCCACGGGAACGAAACGTCGTGTGACGCGGTTGATGAAGCCGAACCGGTTCATGCGGCGGCGCACCGTGAGACGCGCGTGATTGCGGTAACCGAATTCAACCGGCGAGGATAAAGCCGGCTGAATAACCGTATCGATGTCTTTAGCCCTGAGCGCCCGTTCGACTAGTGCGTGTTTGAGTTCAAGCTGGTGCCGGTAGTCTATATGCTGCCATTGGCAGCCGGAGCATTCGCCGAAATGTTGGCAGACCGGGGAGCGGCGGTGAGGAGAAGGTTCGATGACGCTCTCGACGACAGCATCAATGCCGTCGTCATTGCTTCGGATGACCCGCGCCGTCACCGTCTCGCCGGGGATACCGCCGAAAACGTTGACCCTTTTGTCGTCGTACTCGCCAATGACGTCACCGAACTCGCCGAAGCCTGTAATCCGTACGGTGATGATCTCGAACGACTCATTCATCG from Dehalogenimonas sp. THU2 encodes the following:
- a CDS encoding Maf family nucleotide pyrophosphatase, encoding MNESFEIITVRITGFGEFGDVIGEYDDKRVNVFGGIPGETVTARVIRSNDDGIDAVVESVIEPSPHRRSPVCQHFGECSGCQWQHIDYRHQLELKHALVERALRAKDIDTVIQPALSSPVEFGYRNHARLTVRRRMNRFGFINRVTRRFVPVDQCPIMAEGVNSLMAALEGRCAETTQFSIRYGVNTDSYLIQPKLKNPDVTVITGQTYYHEILSGHRFRVSSPAFFQVNTSQAERLADLIRNRLSLTGGETLIDAYAGVGTFAVLLAPYVKKAIAIEESGAAIKDARENVRGLHNVELLEAKTESVLPHLGRLADAIIIDPSRTGCHPAALKTLNFYPPKRLVYVSCNPEALARDLRVLTHGPYEIEDITPVDLFPQTYHVETVATLRSTPEKEQAFLNRQNLILASASPRRSEILTAMGLKFETVASNVPETPTEGLSPEEQAVAHARAKAAAVAVNCESGTVIAADTIVVMGDEILGKPGSPEAATDMLKKLRGKSHRVITAIAVTDAATGETVSDHLASQVTMRHYTDQEIEVYVNSDSPLDKAGAYGIQDKEFNPVARIKGCYSNVVGLPPCLMLDLLLTIGVHPALSSNWRPDGDCPDCKKWQCG